Proteins from one Xenopus tropicalis strain Nigerian chromosome 1, UCB_Xtro_10.0, whole genome shotgun sequence genomic window:
- the LOC100493006 gene encoding CD209 antigen-like protein C, translating to MTVMYILTSVNLHKASEEYKALNSILLQLQAESEKLHLKFLRCIPCSSQACELTKSSNSLKCSMCPEGWLIHNASCYYFSKEQLAWEQSKNACESRDSNLLIINSLDEQKFITKNRKCGNFWMGLNDLQKESEFRWVDGSAVEVRYWSKWQPDNYRDAEHCATIGDIGCAINDENWNDDRCENPYLYVCEKGAETVLDLGNISGTIRSHSSQSFPQQERYYRLLQ from the exons ATGACTGTAATGT ATATCTTGACATCTGTTAATCTTCACAAAGCATCAGAGGAATACAAAGCTCTTAATTCCATCCTTCTGCAGCTCCAGGCAGAGTCTGAAAAGCTTCATCTCAAGTTCCTGAGATGCATCCCCTGCAGCAGCCAAGCTTGTGAACTGACAAAGAGCTCAAACA GTCTGAAGTGCTCTATGTGCCCCGAAGGATGGCTGATACATAATGCAAGCTGTTACTATTTCTCCAAAGAGCAGCTGGCATGGGAACAGAGTAAGAACGCCTGTGAGTCCCGGGATTCCAACCTTCTGATTATAAACAGCCTGGACGAGCAG AAGTTTATCACTAAGAATCGAAAGTGTGGAAATTTCTGGATGGGCCTCAACGACCTGCAAAAAGAGTCAGAATTCAGATGGGTTGATGGCAGTGCAGTGGAAGTGAG GTACTGGAGTAAATGGCAACCTGATAATTACAGAGATGCGGAACATTGTGCTACAATAGGAGACATCGGTTGTGCCATAAATGATGAAAACTGGAACGATGATAGGTGTGAGAATCCCTATTTGTATGTTTGTGAGAAGGGAGCAGAGACTGTGCTGGACTTGGGTAATATATCAGGAACGATAAGAAGCCATTCATCACAATCTTTCCCACAGCAAGAACGCTATTACAGACTTCTTCAGTAG